From the Theileria parva strain Muguga chromosome 3 map unlocalized ctg_531, whole genome shotgun sequence genome, one window contains:
- a CDS encoding SVSP family protein: MHVFQIWITLIITVIVYVESADKSSDDLGNKDDAIGDDLDEDDNFDVTEQTETSKDYHKQDDIPQPSTEVTVEDDDFQSDQLEIEEFDGLQLLELYEEILEQIPEIIPDPTEYQDLDKYIFSPTTDQPEEPQQPIPEQPTETTEPYSPIYLDETQEQAITQPQPSHQYYQPTQPTPQVPQQPDQYYVPPSIPPLSQTQPSYQYYQPTTTQPPTQTENYYIPQLPDPTQQPIDYYTPPTIQAQVTQASQPSYEYYQPPSYSPYEISPLQQQPYPTPQLPQQPQPYPIPQLPQQPQPYPIPQLPQQPQSYPIPQLPIQPQPHYPQAHYLGYPPQQPIVQPIQLIPQPPTHYVPPPQQQINLPPTQYMFPPTSQPTPTQPIYIPPAQYEIQEPAPVAPILPTKKRKKTEKKTRLKCRTIILMKKNERGELVPMTEKEYKKMYYSRYKTKYELYANLEQLFCDSELAYEHKIGKHYPSILIENKRLREFYIYFDDELTIVKQVNDNYWQTTECTIPYCFKFLTKNEKGQEVLIPRTFLDIDIGFYQAIKYIFTEDIKCHKIIVKDQLLWEKVEDDMGFPESIVFTKTGKILIFFYDDIVLYLKKDGYYVHSSTRKRRPSKK; this comes from the coding sequence ATGCATGTGTTCCAAATATGGATTACGCTAATAATCACAGTAATTGTATATGTAGAAAGTGCTGATAAATCAAGTGATGATTTAGGTAATAAAGATGATGCTATAGGAGATGATTTagatgaagatgataaCTTCGATGTGACAGAACAAACTGAAACGTCTAAGGATTATCATAAACAGGATGATATTCCACAACCTTCTACTGAAGTAACTGTTGAGGATGATGATTTTCAATCAGATCAACTAGAAATTGAAGAGTTTGATGGTCTTCAGCTACTTGAACTTTATGAAGAAATATTGGAACAAATACCTGAAATCATTCCTGATCCTACAGAATACCAAGATCtagataaatatatattctCTCCTACTACAGATCAACCTGAAGAGCCACAACAACCTATACCCGAGCAACCAACTGAAACAACTGAACCGTATTCACCAATTTACCTTGATGAAACTCAAGAACAAGCTATTACACAACCACAACCAAGTCATCAGTATTATCAACCTACTCAACCAACACCTCAGGTACCTCAACAACCAGATCAGTATTATGTACCGCCATCAATACCGCCACTAAGTCAAACCCAACCAAGttatcagtattatcaaCCTACTACTACTCAACCACCGACTCAAACAGaaaattactatataccacAATTACCAGATCCCACTCAACAACCAATAGATTATTATACACCGCCAACTATTCAAGCACAAGTTACTCAAGCGAGTCAACCAAGTTATGAATATTATCAACCTCCTAGCTATAGTCCTTATGAAATTTCACCACTACAACAACAACCTTATCCAACTCCTCAATTACCACAACAACCACAACCTTATCCAATTCCTCAATTACCACAACAACCACAACCTTATCCAATTCCTCAATTACCACAACAACCACAATCTTATCCAATTCCTCAATTACCAATACAACCACAACCTCATTATCCGCAAGCTCATTATCTTGGATATCCACCTCAACAGCCTATAGTACAACCAATACAATTAATACCTCAACCTCCAACACATTATGTGCCTCCACCGCAGCAACAAATTAATCTACCGCCTACACAATATATGTTTCCACCTACAAGTCAACCAACACCTACACAACCAATATATATACCTCCAGCTCAGTACGAAATTCAGGAACCAGCACCGGTGGCTCCTATTCTACCTACTAAGAAACGAAAAAAAACTGAAAAGAAGACTCGGTTAAAGTGTAGgacaattatattaatgaaGAAAAATGAACGAGGTGAATTGGTTCCAATGACAGAAAAGGAATACaaaaaaatgtattatagtagatataaaacaaaatatgAACTCTATGCAAATCTTGAACAACTGTTTTGTGACAGTGAGTTAGCTTATGAACACAAAATTGGAAAACATTATCCCTCAATattaattgaaaataaacGACTTAGAGAATTTTACATCTATTTTGATGAtgaattaactatagttaaGCAAGTTAACGATAACTACTGGCAAACGACAGAGTGTACAATTCCatattgttttaaatttctcaCCAAAAATGAAAAAGGCCAAGAAGTTTTAATACCTAGAACCTTTTTGGATATTGATATCGGCTTTTATCAAGCTATCAAATACATATTTACGGAAGACATTAAATGccataaaattattgtcaAAGATCAATTACTTTGGGAAAAAGTGGAAGACGATATGGGTTTTCCTGAGTCAATTGTATTCACCAAAACAGGAAAAATTCTAATATTTTTCTATGATGatattgttttatatttaaaaaaagaTGGCTATTATGTACATTCATCCACCAGAAAAAGAAGACccagtaaaaaataa